A genomic window from Nicotiana sylvestris chromosome 11, ASM39365v2, whole genome shotgun sequence includes:
- the LOC104242640 gene encoding glutaredoxin-C4 — translation MAKSTFVLLLLVVSVTVLLYSSAFTEAGDGDASAFVKKTISSHSIVIFSKSYCPYCRKAKAVFKELKQKPYVVELDERDDGWSIQDALSEIVGRRTVPQVFINGKHIGGSDDTVEAYENGELAKLLGLSAKKDDL, via the exons ATGGCGAAATCAACATTTGTGTTGTTGTTATTAGTAGTATCTGTGACTGTGTTGTTGTACTCATCAGCATTTACTGAAGCTGGAGATGGAGATGCCTCTGCCTTTGTCAAGAAAACAATTTCTTCTCATTCCATTGTTATCTTCTCCAAATCCTATTGCCC ATACTGTAGGAAAGCAAAGGCTGTATTTAAAGAGTTGAAGCAAAAACCTTATGTTGTtgagcttgatgagagag ATGATGGCTGGAGTATTCAGGATGCCCTTAGTGAGATCGTTGGCAGACGTACTGTGCCACAAGTTTTCATTAACGGAAAGCATATCGGAGGATCAGATG ATACCGTGGAGGCCTATGAAAACGGGGAGCTAGCTAAACTTCTTGGTCTTTCTGCAAAGAAAGATGATCTTTAA
- the LOC104242632 gene encoding kiwellin-like, protein MAKFVFLSLCIFAIFISSSSRGTAISSCNGPCKSLNNCDGQLICISGKCNDDPDVGTNTCKGGGSSPTTSTPAQLTLNDFSKGGDGGGPSECDGQYHDNSERVVALSTRWYAKGSKCGKMILIRANNGKSVTAKVVDECDSINDGCANNVVDGSIAVWRALGLDTDKGRVPITWSMA, encoded by the coding sequence ATGGCCAAGTTTGTCTTCCTTTCTCTTTGCATTTTCGCAATTTTCATCTCTTCTTCTTCACGAGGAACGGCCATTTCCTCATGCAACGGCCCGTGTAAATCCTTGAACAATTGTGACGGCCAATTAATTTGCATAAGTGGAAAATGTAACGATGACCCTGACGTTGGAACCAATACTTGCAAAGGCGGCGGAAGCTCTCCTACAACCTCAACGCCTGCCCAACTTACCCTCAACGATTTCAGTAAAGGCGGAGATGGTGGCGGTCCATCAGAATGTGATGGTCAATATCACGATAATAGTGAAAGAGTAGTGGCGTTGTCCACTAGATGGTATGCCAAAGGTTCAAAATGTGGAAAAATGATACTTATTAGGGCAAATAATGGGAAGAGTGTAACGGCTAAAGTGGTTGATGAATGTGACTCCATTAATGATGGTTGTGCAAATAATGTAGTTGATGGTTCTATTGCTGTGTGGAGAGCTTTGGGTTTAGATACTGATAAGGGAAGAGTTCCGATTACTTGGTCCATGGCCTAG